A stretch of Lathyrus oleraceus cultivar Zhongwan6 chromosome 6, CAAS_Psat_ZW6_1.0, whole genome shotgun sequence DNA encodes these proteins:
- the LOC127095300 gene encoding uncharacterized protein LOC127095300, translated as MAKAKQGNTPEKSSDKDDMHSTDRIIRNLVTSILNEEDGVKDTFTPLSRREPSPEVESQAEKDDNSSKTEKETKAVKKSSNKVAVEHLDKWRFVTQRRVAVERELGKETVEVKEVMELIKAAGLMKTVTALPHCYEGLVKEFIMNIPEESYEVCKVVVRAGQVKEWPSRKHLSASKLTVKHASTNAVKLPIAFPSIICGIILSQHPGILRASDIPSRRKTPLSIHYKLFEGSHVNDIVMTSAKREPTTKGSLIDELKETCKELDNGIKLAKARKEALEVLICSLEKEEVEKAEKDSESNSQSNGSSGSSEGSKGTSEDTSEGEDNSSSYD; from the exons ATGGCTAAagctaagcaaggtaacactcctgaAAAATCATCTGATAAAGATgacatgcactctactgatcgcatcataagaaacctagttactagcATACTGAACGAAGAGGATGGAGTTAAGGACActtttacccctctgtccagaagggaacCCTCACCTGAGGTAGAAAgccaagctgagaaagatgataactcatctaaaacagaaaaggaa ACAAAGGCTGTAAAGAAGTCTTCCAACAAAGTAGCTGTTGAGCACCTAGACAAATGGAGGTTTGTCACTCAAAGAAGGGTtgcagttgaaagagaattggggaaaGAAACTGTTGAAGTGAAGGAAGTAATGGAGTTAATCAAGGcagctggtcttatgaaaactgtgactgctctgcctcaTTGCTATGAGGGGCTAGTCAAAGAATTCATTATGAACATTCCTGAGGAAAGTTATGAGGTTTGCAAAGTGGTTGTcaggg CTGGGCAAGTTAAagaatggcctagtaggaaacacctatcTGCAAGTAAACTAACTGTCAA acatgcctccaccaATGCTGTAAAGTTGCCTATTGCATTTCCTTCCATTATCTGTGGCATCATCCTGAGTCAACACCCAGGAATCCTAAGAGCTAGTGATATTCCAAGCAGGAGGAAGACCCCTCTATCCATTCACTATAAGCTCTTTGAaggaagtcatgtcaatgatattgtcatgacatctgccaaAAGAGAACCTACAACTAAAGGAAGTTTGATTGACGAACTAAAAGAGACTTGCAAGGAATTGGACAATGGGATAAAGCTGGCAAAGGCTAGAAAAGAGGCTTTAGAAGTTCTTATCTGTAGCCTGGAGAAGGAAGAAGTAGAAAAGGCTGAGAAGGACTCAGAATCAAACTCCCAATCCAATGGAAGTTCTGGAAGCTCAGAAGGCTCTAAAGGTACAAGTGAAGACACAAGTGAAGGTGAAGATAATTCTTCTTCTTATGATTAA